The Arachis ipaensis cultivar K30076 chromosome B07, Araip1.1, whole genome shotgun sequence genome includes a window with the following:
- the LOC107606253 gene encoding pentatricopeptide repeat-containing protein At2g20710, mitochondrial isoform X1 translates to MNLFPKKWNLFSTRSWVVQRAMLHNYQAPSDHLFLRISRAGHPNTPMNHILDQWVQEGGHVRHSELQFFIKQLRSHRRFNHALQVLEWMGDERKHHLTSGDIAVRLDLIAKVHGLGPAEKYFNSLSDSVKDFKVYGALLNCYAQHNSVEKAEATMEKLKEYACKHTINLVLSYNALLKLYVRVSELEKFDNLMREMLSKDMYDSVSLNTRLDAYAAIKDIDGLESLLLRMEADPKATIDWITYSIAAKAYIQAGQHEKAYAMLRKSEYLIEPKRRRAAYESLLTMYGSMGKKDDVYRIWDMCKRLNRPCNTNYICMLTALATLKDVDGAERIFEEWEFGNTCFDIRIPNVMMSAYCKNGLVEKAEAFVDRLSKSCNELGGSIWDRLANGYYRNNDMDNAIQTMKKAILAGQPGSTWKPYRFTLATCIDYLKDKGDLEGASEILRLCLEREYFSTVIHDRLSSYVHGKTPETKAINLMEEYYHSKNDELFPDGEKQHEIQPHE, encoded by the exons ATGAATCTGTTTCCGAAGAAATGGAACCTGTTCAGCACCCGTTCTTGGGTGGTTCAGAGGGCTATGCTGCACAACTATCAAGCTCCAAGCGATCACCTTTTCCTTCGAATATCGAGAGCCGGACACCCCAACACTCCCATGAACCATATTCTGGATCAATGGGTCCAAGAGGGCGGACACGTCAGGCATTCCGAGCTCCAGTTCTTCATCAAGCAGCTTAGGTCTCATCGTCGCTTCAACCATGCCCTTCAG GTATTAGAATGGATGGGTGATGAAAGGAAACATCATTTGACATCTGGAGACATAGCTGTACGTCTTGACTTGATAGCAAAAGTTCATGGCTTAGGTCCAGCAGAGAAATACTTTAATAGCCTTTCAGATTCTGTAAAAGATTTCAAGGTCTATGGTGCTCTTTTGAATTGCTATGCACAACATAACTCTGTGGAGAAAGCCGAGGCTACCATGGAGAAACTAAAAGAGTACGCTTGTAAGCATACAATAAATTTGGTATTGAGTTATAATGCTCTGTTAAAGCTCTATGTTCGAGTAAGTGAACTTGAGAAATTTGACAATTTGATGAGAGAAATGTTATCGAAGGACATGTATGACTCTGTGTCGCTTAATACTCGGCTGGATGCGTATGCGGCCATTAAGGACATAGATGGGCTGGAGAGCTTACTATTGCGGATGGAAGCTGATCCTAAGGCAACTATTGATTGGATAACGTACTCTATTGCAGCAAAGGCTTATATTCAGGCTggccaacatgagaaagcatatGCAATGCTGAGGAAATCGGAGTACCTGATTGAACCCAAGAGGAGGAGGGCTGCCTATGAATCTCTTCTAACTATGTACGGCTCCATGGGAAAAAAGGACGATGTTTATCGTATTTGGGATATGTGCAAAAGGCTAAACAGACCCTGCAACACGAATTACATCTGTATGCTGACCGCATTAGCTACGCTTAAGGATGTTGATGGAGCTGAGAGGATTTTCGAGGAATGGGAGTTTGGAAATACATGCTTCGACATCAGGATTCCGAATGTGATGATGAGTGCATATTGTAAGAATGGTCTGGTGGAAAAAGCTGAAGCATTTGTTGATAGGCTTTCAAAGAGTTGCAATGAATTAGGCGGTAGTATATGGGATCGATTGGCAAATGGCTATTACAGGAACAATGATATGGATAATGCTATTCAAACAATGAAGAAAGCGATTTTGGCAGGTCAACCTGGATCAACATGGAAGCCCTATCGATTTACTTTGGCTACATGTATTGATTACCTTAAGGACAAGGGAGATTTGGAGGGGGCATCAGAGATTCTTAGGCTATGTCTTGAACGAGAATATTTTTCTACTGTTATACATGATAGATTATCAAGCTATGTGCATGGAAAAACCCCAGAAACAAAGGCCATAAATCTGATGGAAGAATATTATCATTCAAAGAATGATGAACTTTTTCCAGATGGAGAGAAgcaacatgaaattcaacccCATGAATAG
- the LOC107606253 gene encoding pentatricopeptide repeat-containing protein At2g20710, mitochondrial isoform X3, producing the protein MGDERKHHLTSGDIAVRLDLIAKVHGLGPAEKYFNSLSDSVKDFKVYGALLNCYAQHNSVEKAEATMEKLKEYACKHTINLVLSYNALLKLYVRVSELEKFDNLMREMLSKDMYDSVSLNTRLDAYAAIKDIDGLESLLLRMEADPKATIDWITYSIAAKAYIQAGQHEKAYAMLRKSEYLIEPKRRRAAYESLLTMYGSMGKKDDVYRIWDMCKRLNRPCNTNYICMLTALATLKDVDGAERIFEEWEFGNTCFDIRIPNVMMSAYCKNGLVEKAEAFVDRLSKSCNELGGSIWDRLANGYYRNNDMDNAIQTMKKAILAGQPGSTWKPYRFTLATCIDYLKDKGDLEGASEILRLCLEREYFSTVIHDRLSSYVHGKTPETKAINLMEEYYHSKNDELFPDGEKQHEIQPHE; encoded by the coding sequence ATGGGTGATGAAAGGAAACATCATTTGACATCTGGAGACATAGCTGTACGTCTTGACTTGATAGCAAAAGTTCATGGCTTAGGTCCAGCAGAGAAATACTTTAATAGCCTTTCAGATTCTGTAAAAGATTTCAAGGTCTATGGTGCTCTTTTGAATTGCTATGCACAACATAACTCTGTGGAGAAAGCCGAGGCTACCATGGAGAAACTAAAAGAGTACGCTTGTAAGCATACAATAAATTTGGTATTGAGTTATAATGCTCTGTTAAAGCTCTATGTTCGAGTAAGTGAACTTGAGAAATTTGACAATTTGATGAGAGAAATGTTATCGAAGGACATGTATGACTCTGTGTCGCTTAATACTCGGCTGGATGCGTATGCGGCCATTAAGGACATAGATGGGCTGGAGAGCTTACTATTGCGGATGGAAGCTGATCCTAAGGCAACTATTGATTGGATAACGTACTCTATTGCAGCAAAGGCTTATATTCAGGCTggccaacatgagaaagcatatGCAATGCTGAGGAAATCGGAGTACCTGATTGAACCCAAGAGGAGGAGGGCTGCCTATGAATCTCTTCTAACTATGTACGGCTCCATGGGAAAAAAGGACGATGTTTATCGTATTTGGGATATGTGCAAAAGGCTAAACAGACCCTGCAACACGAATTACATCTGTATGCTGACCGCATTAGCTACGCTTAAGGATGTTGATGGAGCTGAGAGGATTTTCGAGGAATGGGAGTTTGGAAATACATGCTTCGACATCAGGATTCCGAATGTGATGATGAGTGCATATTGTAAGAATGGTCTGGTGGAAAAAGCTGAAGCATTTGTTGATAGGCTTTCAAAGAGTTGCAATGAATTAGGCGGTAGTATATGGGATCGATTGGCAAATGGCTATTACAGGAACAATGATATGGATAATGCTATTCAAACAATGAAGAAAGCGATTTTGGCAGGTCAACCTGGATCAACATGGAAGCCCTATCGATTTACTTTGGCTACATGTATTGATTACCTTAAGGACAAGGGAGATTTGGAGGGGGCATCAGAGATTCTTAGGCTATGTCTTGAACGAGAATATTTTTCTACTGTTATACATGATAGATTATCAAGCTATGTGCATGGAAAAACCCCAGAAACAAAGGCCATAAATCTGATGGAAGAATATTATCATTCAAAGAATGATGAACTTTTTCCAGATGGAGAGAAgcaacatgaaattcaacccCATGAATAG
- the LOC107606253 gene encoding pentatricopeptide repeat-containing protein At2g20710, mitochondrial isoform X2 → MLSHIWKVLEWMGDERKHHLTSGDIAVRLDLIAKVHGLGPAEKYFNSLSDSVKDFKVYGALLNCYAQHNSVEKAEATMEKLKEYACKHTINLVLSYNALLKLYVRVSELEKFDNLMREMLSKDMYDSVSLNTRLDAYAAIKDIDGLESLLLRMEADPKATIDWITYSIAAKAYIQAGQHEKAYAMLRKSEYLIEPKRRRAAYESLLTMYGSMGKKDDVYRIWDMCKRLNRPCNTNYICMLTALATLKDVDGAERIFEEWEFGNTCFDIRIPNVMMSAYCKNGLVEKAEAFVDRLSKSCNELGGSIWDRLANGYYRNNDMDNAIQTMKKAILAGQPGSTWKPYRFTLATCIDYLKDKGDLEGASEILRLCLEREYFSTVIHDRLSSYVHGKTPETKAINLMEEYYHSKNDELFPDGEKQHEIQPHE, encoded by the exons ATGCTAAGTCATATTTGGAAG GTATTAGAATGGATGGGTGATGAAAGGAAACATCATTTGACATCTGGAGACATAGCTGTACGTCTTGACTTGATAGCAAAAGTTCATGGCTTAGGTCCAGCAGAGAAATACTTTAATAGCCTTTCAGATTCTGTAAAAGATTTCAAGGTCTATGGTGCTCTTTTGAATTGCTATGCACAACATAACTCTGTGGAGAAAGCCGAGGCTACCATGGAGAAACTAAAAGAGTACGCTTGTAAGCATACAATAAATTTGGTATTGAGTTATAATGCTCTGTTAAAGCTCTATGTTCGAGTAAGTGAACTTGAGAAATTTGACAATTTGATGAGAGAAATGTTATCGAAGGACATGTATGACTCTGTGTCGCTTAATACTCGGCTGGATGCGTATGCGGCCATTAAGGACATAGATGGGCTGGAGAGCTTACTATTGCGGATGGAAGCTGATCCTAAGGCAACTATTGATTGGATAACGTACTCTATTGCAGCAAAGGCTTATATTCAGGCTggccaacatgagaaagcatatGCAATGCTGAGGAAATCGGAGTACCTGATTGAACCCAAGAGGAGGAGGGCTGCCTATGAATCTCTTCTAACTATGTACGGCTCCATGGGAAAAAAGGACGATGTTTATCGTATTTGGGATATGTGCAAAAGGCTAAACAGACCCTGCAACACGAATTACATCTGTATGCTGACCGCATTAGCTACGCTTAAGGATGTTGATGGAGCTGAGAGGATTTTCGAGGAATGGGAGTTTGGAAATACATGCTTCGACATCAGGATTCCGAATGTGATGATGAGTGCATATTGTAAGAATGGTCTGGTGGAAAAAGCTGAAGCATTTGTTGATAGGCTTTCAAAGAGTTGCAATGAATTAGGCGGTAGTATATGGGATCGATTGGCAAATGGCTATTACAGGAACAATGATATGGATAATGCTATTCAAACAATGAAGAAAGCGATTTTGGCAGGTCAACCTGGATCAACATGGAAGCCCTATCGATTTACTTTGGCTACATGTATTGATTACCTTAAGGACAAGGGAGATTTGGAGGGGGCATCAGAGATTCTTAGGCTATGTCTTGAACGAGAATATTTTTCTACTGTTATACATGATAGATTATCAAGCTATGTGCATGGAAAAACCCCAGAAACAAAGGCCATAAATCTGATGGAAGAATATTATCATTCAAAGAATGATGAACTTTTTCCAGATGGAGAGAAgcaacatgaaattcaacccCATGAATAG